One genomic segment of Ictidomys tridecemlineatus isolate mIctTri1 chromosome Y, mIctTri1.hap1, whole genome shotgun sequence includes these proteins:
- the LOC120885205 gene encoding arylsulfatase H-like, with translation MPLCCLLGGLNGTFVTWNSRPNIVLLMADDLGLGDLGCYGNNTVSTPHIDRLANEGVRLTQHLAAASVCTPSRAAFLTGRYPIRSGMASSNGLNRGLPWLGGSGGLPANETTLAKLLQHRGYRTGLIGKWHQGLSCASRDDHCHHPLNHGFDYFYGMPFGLLSDCQASKAPELHRQLRLRLWISTLVLGLVPVLLLLPHLAGWLSVPWSVIVLSALVALLFFVSWYSSYGFVRRWNCILMRNHEIVQQPMREERVSVLMLKEALAFIDRYKREPFLLFVSFLHVHTPLVTKEKFVGHSKFGLYGDNVEEMDWMVGKILEALEEERLGNRTLVHFTSDNGGRLEALDGAAQLGGWNGVYKGGSGMAGWEGGIRVPGIFRWPTVLQAGKVIDEPTSLMDVFPTLSYVGGGILPHDRVIDGRNLMPLLEGRVAHSDHEFLFHYCGTYLHTVRWHQKDCGTVWKAHYVTPNFHPEGSGACYGSALCSCSGDVTHHDPPLLFDISRDPSESQPLTSDNEALFDSVIKKMEAAIKEHRGSLTPVPRQLSVFHTIWKPWLQPCCGTFPFCGCDKESDILPTAP, from the exons ATGCCCCTATGCTGTCTGCTTGGTGGCCTGAATGGGACATTTGTGACATGGAACTCCAGGCCCAATATCGTCCTGCTGATGGCGGACGACCTTGGTTTGGGTGACCTGGGCTGCTACGGTAATAACACCGTGAG CACCCCTCACATTGACCGTCTGGCAAACGAGGGCGTGAGGCTCACCCAACACCTGGCAGCAGCCTCCGTCTGTACCCCGAGCCGGGCGGCTTTTCTCACTGGCCGGTACCCCATCCGATCAG GAATGGCTTCGTCCAATGGCCTGAACCGTGGCCTCCCCTGGCTCGGTGGGTCCGGCGGGCTGCCCGCCAACGAGACCACCTTGGCCAAGCTGCTGCAGCATCGGGGATACCGCACGGGACTCATAG gGAAGTGGCATCAGGGCTTGAGCTGCGCCTCCCGGGATGACCACTGCCACCACCCCCTCAACCACGGCTTCGACTACTTCTACGGGATGCCCTTCGGGCTGCTGAGCGACTGCCAGGCGTCCAAGGCCCCGGAGCTGCACCGCCAGCTGCGCCTCCGGCTGTGGATCTCCACCTTGGTCCTCGGCCTGGTGCCCGTCCTGCTCCTGCTGCCCCACCTGGCCGGCTGGCTCTCGGTGCCGTGGAGCGTCATCGTCCTGTCGGCCCTGGTGGCCCTCCTCTTCTTCGTCTCCTGGTACTCCAGCTACGGCTTCGTGCGGCGCTGGAACTGCATCCTGATGAGGAACCACGAGATCGTGCAGCAGCCCATGAGGGAGGAGCGGGTCTCCGTGCTGATGCTGAAGGAAGCGCTCGCCTTCATTGACAG GTACAAGCGAGAACCTTTCCTCCTGTTCGTCTCCTTTCTTCATGTGCACACTCCCCTCGTGACCAAGGAGAAGTTTGTGGGGCACAGTAAATTCGGGCTCTACGGGGATAACGTGGAAGAGATGGACTGGATGGTGG GTAAGATCCTggaggccctggaggaggagcgGCTGGGCAACCGCACCCTGGTGCACTTCACCTCCGACAACGGCGGCCGCCTCGAGGCACTCGACGGGGCGGCCCAGCTGGGCGGCTGGAACGGCGTCTACAAAG GTGGCAGCGGCATGGCCGGGTGGGAAGGGGGCATCCGCGTGCCTGGGATCTTCCGCTGGCCGACCGTGCTGCAGGCCGGGAAGGTGATCGACGAGCCCACGAGTCTGATGGACGTTTTCCCAACGCTGTCTTACGTCGGGGGAGGGATCTTGCCCCACGACAG GGTGATTGACGGCCGGAACCTCATGCCCCTCCTGGAGGGCAGGGTGGCCCACTCAGACCACGAGTTCCTCTTCCACTACTGCGGCACCTACCTGCACACCGTCCGCTGGCACCAGAAGGACT GCGGTACTGTGTGGAAGGCCCATTATGTGACGCCCAACTTCCACCCGGAGGGATCTGGCGCCTGCTACGGAAGCGCCCTGTGTTCCTGTTCCGGGGATGTGACCCACCATGACCCCCCGCTCCTCTTCGACATCTCCAGAGACCCTTCCGAGTCCCAACCGCTTACCTCCGACAATGAAGCCTTGTTCGACTCTGTCATCAAGAAGATGGAGGCCGCCATCAAGGAGCACCGCGGGTCCCTGACGCCTGTCCCTCGACAGTTGTCTGTGTTCCACACCATTTGGAAACCGTGGCTGCAGCCGTGCTGCGGGACCTTCCCCTTCTGTGGCTGCGACAAAGAAAGTGACATCCTGCCCACCGCTCCGTGA